In a single window of the Candidatus Methylomirabilota bacterium genome:
- a CDS encoding D-tyrosyl-tRNA(Tyr) deacylase, with protein sequence MRAVVQRVSEATVAVAGQTIAAIGHGLLVLVGVGKDDMEADANYIVAKIAELRIFEDEAGKMNRSVRDAGGSVLAVSQFTLYGDGRKGRRPSFDQAMQPEAARRLIEYLCESLRTRGLSVKTGEFGALMEVSATNHGPVTILLDSHKLF encoded by the coding sequence GTGCGGGCGGTCGTACAACGGGTGAGCGAGGCGACAGTCGCCGTGGCGGGGCAGACGATCGCGGCCATCGGCCACGGGCTGCTGGTGCTGGTCGGGGTCGGTAAGGACGACATGGAGGCCGACGCGAACTATATTGTCGCCAAGATCGCGGAACTCCGGATCTTTGAAGATGAGGCTGGAAAGATGAACCGCTCGGTGAGAGACGCGGGCGGCTCGGTACTGGCGGTAAGTCAGTTCACGCTATACGGCGACGGCCGGAAAGGCCGACGGCCTTCCTTTGACCAGGCGATGCAGCCGGAGGCCGCTCGACGGCTGATCGAATATCTGTGCGAAAGCCTGCGAACGCGCGGACTATCGGTCAAGACGGGCGAATTCGGCGCCCTGATGGAGGTCTCCGCAACCAACCATGGCCCGGTCACGATTCTGCTGGACAGCCACAAGCTTTTCTAA
- a CDS encoding DNA-binding response regulator produces MSAVETPDEGGPAVVLIEDERPIRRFLRASLESQGYRLFEATTGEEGLAQVAVRQPDVVILDLGLPDIDGLEVIRRLREWSAVPIVVLSARGQERDKIAALDAGADDYVSKPFGVGELLARIRVVLRHAARNPNEAAESHFAAGKLQVDLGLRRVTVEGREIHLTPIEYRLLTTLIRYAGKVVTQQQLLKEVWGPHQTEQPHYLRVYVAQLRRKLEADPARPRYLLTEPGVGYRFASD; encoded by the coding sequence ATGTCGGCGGTAGAGACGCCCGATGAGGGCGGCCCAGCTGTTGTCCTCATCGAGGACGAACGGCCGATTCGACGCTTCCTCCGTGCCAGCCTGGAAAGCCAGGGGTATCGGCTGTTTGAGGCGACCACCGGCGAGGAGGGCCTGGCGCAGGTGGCCGTGCGTCAGCCTGACGTTGTCATCCTCGACCTTGGCCTGCCCGACATCGACGGCCTCGAGGTCATCCGACGGCTGCGGGAGTGGAGTGCCGTGCCGATTGTTGTGCTCTCGGCGCGGGGGCAGGAACGCGACAAGATCGCGGCCTTGGATGCGGGCGCCGACGACTATGTGAGCAAGCCGTTCGGGGTCGGCGAACTGCTGGCCCGCATCCGGGTGGTCCTGCGACACGCGGCGCGCAATCCGAATGAGGCGGCCGAGTCCCACTTCGCCGCAGGAAAGCTGCAGGTGGACCTTGGGCTGAGACGGGTGACGGTCGAGGGGCGGGAGATCCACCTGACCCCGATCGAGTATCGACTGCTGACGACGCTTATTCGCTATGCGGGGAAGGTGGTCACCCAACAGCAGTTGCTGAAGGAGGTCTGGGGTCCGCATCAGACCGAGCAACCGCACTACCTGCGGGTCTACGTTGCCCAGCTTCGGCGCAAGCTCGAGGCCGACCCCGCGCGACCGCGCTATCTGCTGACCGAGCCCGGTGTGGGCTATCGGTTCGCATCGGACTAG
- a CDS encoding potassium-transporting ATPase subunit C (One of the components of the high-affinity ATP-driven potassium transport (or KDP)system, which catalyzes the hydrolysis of ATP coupled with the exchange of hydrogen and potassium ions. The C subunit may be involved in assembly of the KDP complex): MLTQLRPALVVLMLFTILTGVAYPLLVTGIAQGLFSSQANGSLIVEDDKAVGSALIGQSFDDPRYLWGRPSATAPFPYNAASSSGSNLGPTNEALREAVKRRIEALGAADPDNPAPVPVDLVTASASGLDPHISPAAAFYQVRRVARARGLDEAAVRRLVEAQIEPRLLGVLGEPRVNVLQLNLALDAM, encoded by the coding sequence ATGCTGACTCAACTTCGACCGGCGCTCGTGGTGCTCATGCTCTTTACGATCCTGACAGGGGTTGCCTATCCGCTCCTCGTGACCGGGATTGCCCAAGGACTCTTTTCAAGCCAGGCGAATGGCAGCCTGATCGTGGAGGACGATAAGGCTGTCGGCTCTGCCCTCATTGGCCAGTCCTTCGACGACCCCAGGTATTTGTGGGGACGGCCCTCGGCCACCGCACCGTTTCCGTACAATGCCGCCTCCTCATCAGGCTCGAATCTCGGGCCGACCAACGAGGCATTGCGCGAGGCCGTGAAGAGGCGCATCGAGGCGCTGGGGGCGGCCGACCCGGATAACCCGGCCCCCGTCCCCGTCGACCTGGTGACAGCGTCTGCGAGCGGCCTCGACCCGCACATCAGCCCGGCTGCGGCGTTCTACCAGGTACGGCGCGTGGCGCGGGCACGCGGGCTCGACGAGGCGGCCGTACGGCGCTTGGTTGAGGCGCAGATCGAGCCTCGACTGCTGGGCGTCCTGGGCGAGCCGCGAGTCAACGTGCTACAATTAAATCTCGCATTGGATGCTATGTGA
- the kdpB gene encoding K(+)-transporting ATPase subunit B: MATRRQGRPLLDSAIVRQAVIDAFRKLSLRRQVRNPVMFVVYVGSILTTLLFIQALLGSGEAPTGFILTVSLWLWFTVLFANFAEAMAEGRGKAQAASLRKARRDVQAKRLARPERGAEYEAVPATALRKDDVVLVEAGDTIPADGEVIEGIASVNEAAITGESAPVIRESGGDRSAVMGGTQILSDWLIVRIAVNPGEAFLDRIIALVEGAKRQKTPNEIALDILLAALTIIFLLATATLLPFSLFSVQAAGQGSPVTVTVLVALLVCLIPTTIGGLLSAIGIAGMDRMIQANVIAMSGRAVEAAGDVDVLLLDKTGTITLGNRQAAALLPAEGVGERILADAAQLASLSDETPEGRSIVVLAKEKYGIRERDVAALGATFIPFTAQTRMSGVNLNGREIRKGAVDAIEVYVRGLGGKFPGDVRAKVDLIAKQGGTPLVVTDGARVLGVVQLKDIVKGGIKERFLELRGMGIKTIMITGDNPLTAAAIAAEAGVDEFLAEATPEAKLTLIRDLQALGRLVAMTGDGTNDAPALAQADVAVAMNTGTQAAKEAGNMVDLDSNPTKLLEVVATGKQMLMTREALTTFSIANDVAKYFAIIPAAFATTYPALGALNIMRLATPASAILSAVIFNALIIIALIPLALRGVRYRPIGAAALLRRHLWIYGVGGVIVPFPGIKLIDLILTALGLGS; the protein is encoded by the coding sequence ATGGCTACTCGACGTCAAGGCCGTCCGCTGCTCGATTCCGCCATCGTGCGTCAGGCGGTGATAGACGCCTTCCGCAAGCTCAGCCTGCGACGCCAGGTGCGCAACCCGGTGATGTTCGTCGTGTATGTGGGTTCCATCCTGACGACGCTGCTGTTCATTCAGGCGCTGTTGGGTTCTGGCGAGGCGCCGACCGGATTTATTCTGACGGTCTCGCTCTGGCTCTGGTTCACGGTGCTCTTTGCCAACTTCGCCGAGGCGATGGCGGAGGGGCGGGGCAAGGCGCAGGCGGCCTCGCTGCGGAAGGCGCGGCGTGACGTTCAGGCCAAGCGCCTGGCGCGTCCCGAGCGGGGCGCCGAGTACGAGGCGGTGCCGGCCACGGCGCTTCGGAAGGACGACGTGGTCCTGGTGGAGGCGGGCGATACCATTCCGGCCGACGGCGAGGTGATCGAAGGGATCGCCTCGGTGAACGAGGCCGCTATTACGGGCGAAAGCGCGCCGGTCATCCGCGAGAGCGGAGGCGATCGCAGCGCGGTGATGGGCGGGACCCAGATCCTGTCCGACTGGCTGATCGTGCGGATCGCGGTGAACCCCGGCGAGGCCTTCCTGGACCGGATAATCGCGCTGGTAGAGGGGGCCAAACGCCAGAAGACCCCCAACGAGATCGCCCTGGACATTCTCCTGGCCGCCCTGACGATTATCTTCCTGCTGGCGACGGCGACGCTGTTACCGTTCTCGCTCTTCAGCGTCCAGGCGGCCGGGCAGGGGAGTCCCGTAACGGTAACGGTCCTGGTGGCACTACTGGTCTGCCTGATCCCGACCACCATCGGCGGGCTGCTCTCCGCCATCGGGATTGCCGGGATGGACCGGATGATCCAGGCGAACGTCATTGCCATGTCGGGCCGGGCGGTGGAGGCGGCGGGCGACGTGGATGTCCTGCTGCTGGACAAGACCGGCACCATTACCCTCGGCAACCGTCAGGCCGCCGCACTATTGCCGGCGGAAGGCGTAGGCGAGCGGATCCTGGCGGATGCCGCCCAGCTCGCCTCGCTTTCGGATGAGACGCCGGAGGGCCGCTCCATCGTCGTCCTGGCCAAAGAGAAGTACGGGATCCGAGAGCGCGACGTTGCCGCCCTCGGCGCCACCTTCATCCCGTTCACGGCCCAGACGCGAATGAGCGGGGTGAATCTCAACGGCCGAGAGATCCGCAAGGGCGCCGTCGACGCCATCGAGGTCTATGTGCGAGGTCTTGGGGGAAAATTCCCTGGCGACGTCCGCGCCAAGGTGGACCTGATCGCCAAGCAGGGCGGGACGCCTCTGGTGGTGACCGACGGCGCGCGCGTGCTGGGCGTCGTGCAGCTCAAAGATATCGTCAAGGGGGGCATTAAGGAGCGGTTTCTGGAACTGAGGGGGATGGGGATTAAGACGATTATGATTACCGGCGACAACCCATTGACGGCGGCCGCCATCGCGGCGGAGGCGGGGGTGGACGAGTTCCTCGCGGAGGCGACGCCAGAGGCGAAGCTCACGCTGATCCGTGACCTGCAGGCGCTGGGCCGACTGGTGGCAATGACGGGCGACGGGACCAACGACGCCCCGGCGCTGGCCCAGGCGGATGTGGCCGTCGCGATGAATACCGGGACGCAGGCGGCCAAAGAGGCCGGGAACATGGTGGACCTCGACTCCAACCCGACTAAGCTCCTGGAGGTAGTGGCGACGGGCAAGCAGATGCTGATGACGCGGGAGGCGCTGACGACCTTCAGTATTGCCAATGATGTCGCTAAATACTTCGCCATCATCCCGGCAGCCTTCGCTACCACCTACCCTGCCCTGGGCGCGCTGAACATTATGCGGCTTGCTACGCCAGCCAGCGCGATCCTCTCGGCCGTCATCTTCAACGCACTGATTATCATTGCACTGATCCCGCTGGCGCTTCGCGGGGTACGCTACCGGCCGATCGGGGCGGCGGCGCTGTTGCGGCGCCACCTCTGGATCTATGGAGTGGGGGGCGTCATTGTGCCGTTTCCCGGCATCAAACTGATTGACCTGATCCTTACGGCCCTCGGGCTGGGGTCGTGA
- a CDS encoding aminopeptidase, with the protein MSHTPKPALGTVSIAQQVSPERLRAHVEHLAGDIGERNVFHPGALRAAAEYIQEEWHSQGYQVIPYRYTVSGGECANLEVNRPGCVRPYEILLIGAHYDSVRGSPGADDNGSGVAAMLELSRLFAELTPAITVRFVAFVNEEPPFFLTRRQGSVVYAKAVRARGDAIRAMVSVEAIGYYRNERGSQHYPPLFQFFYPRQGNFITFVSDFRSRALMRRAVQAFRHASDFPLEHIATTRFVPGVAWSDHWAFWRRGYRAIMVTDTALYRNPYYHTRHDTPDTLTYPAFTRVTEGLAETFATLAVGGLDNDQT; encoded by the coding sequence ATGTCGCATACACCAAAGCCAGCCCTTGGGACCGTCAGTATTGCCCAACAGGTCTCACCTGAGCGCCTCCGGGCCCACGTCGAGCACCTCGCCGGTGACATCGGCGAGCGTAATGTCTTTCATCCGGGGGCGCTGCGTGCCGCCGCCGAGTACATCCAGGAGGAGTGGCACAGCCAAGGCTATCAGGTTATCCCATACCGGTACACCGTATCCGGCGGCGAGTGCGCCAACCTGGAGGTCAACCGACCGGGCTGCGTGCGGCCCTACGAGATCCTGCTGATCGGCGCCCACTACGACTCGGTACGGGGGAGTCCGGGCGCCGACGATAACGGCAGCGGGGTCGCTGCTATGTTGGAGTTGTCCAGACTGTTCGCCGAGTTGACGCCGGCGATCACCGTGCGCTTCGTCGCCTTCGTCAATGAGGAGCCGCCGTTCTTCCTGACACGGCGGCAAGGAAGCGTCGTCTATGCCAAGGCGGTACGGGCGCGCGGCGATGCAATTCGGGCGATGGTCTCGGTGGAGGCCATCGGGTACTACCGGAATGAGCGCGGCAGCCAGCACTACCCGCCCCTGTTCCAGTTCTTCTATCCCCGCCAGGGCAACTTTATCACCTTCGTCTCCGACTTTCGCTCGCGCGCCCTGATGCGCCGCGCGGTGCAGGCGTTCCGTCACGCCTCCGACTTTCCGCTCGAACACATTGCAACGACCCGCTTTGTCCCTGGGGTTGCCTGGAGTGATCACTGGGCTTTCTGGCGGCGGGGCTACCGTGCCATCATGGTCACCGACACGGCCCTGTACCGCAATCCCTACTACCATACCCGCCACGATACCCCAGACACGCTGACGTATCCGGCGTTTACCCGCGTAACGGAGGGGCTCGCAGAGACTTTTGCAACGCTGGCTGTTGGCGGTCTGGATAACGACCAGACGTAG
- a CDS encoding two-component system sensor histidine kinase KdbD (sensory histidine kinase in two-component regulatory system with KdpE; signal sensing protein): protein MPEHRPDPETLLARVKAEEARERRGKLKVFLGAVAGVGKTYAMLEAAHEARAEGVDVVVGWAETHGRPETEALIEGLKMLPPRRLEYRGATLAEFDLDGALARRPTLILVDELAHTNAPGARHTRRWQDVMELLEAGIHVYTTLNVQHLESLNDVVTKITGVPVRETVPDSVLDAADEIELIDLPPDDLLQRLKEGKVYVPELAKEAIAHFFRKGNLIALRELALRRTADRVDAEMRAYMRDQAIPTTWPVTERLMVLVSPSPHAAQTVRAAKRMAAALRAEWIAVYVETPAHARLNEADRRRVGETLRLAETLGAEAVTLSGLQANESEEVLRYAKQRNVTKIILGKPTRSLWRRITAGSIVDALIRGSGDIDIYVISREAVPQKPVARRSPAREPDWPAHGRAAAVVALCTAVAWAMFPYFDSSNLIMVYLLGVTAVAARSGPGPSALASVLSVAAFDFFFVPPHLTFVVADAQYLVTFAVMLVVALVISGLTVRIRAHAELARQRERRTAALYALSRELAGTRGVDNLLRAAGRHIAETFGGYVAVLLPEADGHLSLQTALSGQFEITSSELGVAQWVYEHGQMAGQGTSTLPGAKALYLPLMASQGALGVLGLRPSEPDSLQAPEQLHQLETFTNQTALALERTRLAEAAQEAQIRAEAERLRSSLLSSVSHDLRTPLASITGAASSLLEGETRLDAATRNELLETLSEEAERLNRLVSNLLDMTRLDSGTLQAKKEWHSLEDIVGVALGRLAKSLGDRPVFTRLPPDLPLVPIDDILVEQVLINLLDNAIKHTPDDGRLEIAAWAEPEAVTVEVTDRGPGLPPGDEERVFDKFYRGPGLASRGAGLGLAICRGIVEAHGGRIWAENRPEGGVAFRFTIPQTGTPPKLGDFDD, encoded by the coding sequence ATGCCCGAACATCGACCTGACCCTGAGACGCTGCTGGCGCGCGTGAAGGCGGAAGAGGCGCGCGAAAGGCGCGGCAAACTGAAGGTCTTCCTGGGCGCGGTCGCGGGTGTCGGCAAGACCTACGCGATGCTGGAGGCCGCGCACGAGGCGCGCGCCGAGGGCGTCGACGTCGTGGTCGGCTGGGCGGAGACCCACGGTCGGCCTGAGACCGAGGCGCTCATCGAGGGGCTCAAAATGCTCCCGCCTCGCCGCCTTGAGTATCGCGGTGCCACCCTCGCCGAGTTCGACCTGGATGGCGCGCTCGCCCGCCGCCCCACACTGATCCTGGTCGATGAGCTGGCGCACACCAACGCGCCAGGAGCGCGGCACACCCGGCGCTGGCAGGACGTCATGGAACTGCTGGAGGCCGGCATCCATGTCTATACCACCCTCAACGTTCAGCACCTCGAGAGCCTCAACGACGTCGTGACCAAGATCACCGGGGTGCCGGTGCGTGAAACGGTCCCCGATTCTGTCCTTGACGCGGCCGATGAGATCGAACTGATCGACCTGCCCCCCGACGACCTGCTGCAGCGTCTCAAGGAGGGTAAGGTCTACGTCCCGGAGCTGGCAAAGGAGGCGATCGCACATTTCTTCCGAAAAGGCAATCTGATCGCCCTCCGAGAGCTGGCGCTGCGGCGTACGGCCGACCGTGTCGATGCGGAGATGCGCGCGTATATGCGCGACCAGGCCATCCCGACGACCTGGCCCGTTACGGAGCGCCTGATGGTTCTGGTCAGCCCGAGTCCCCATGCCGCCCAAACGGTCCGGGCCGCCAAACGGATGGCGGCGGCGCTGCGAGCGGAATGGATCGCGGTCTACGTCGAGACCCCCGCGCATGCGCGGCTGAACGAGGCGGACCGCAGGCGCGTCGGCGAAACGCTTCGGCTGGCGGAGACGCTGGGGGCCGAGGCGGTCACCTTAAGCGGGTTGCAGGCCAATGAGAGCGAGGAGGTCCTGCGCTACGCCAAGCAGCGCAATGTTACCAAGATTATCCTGGGCAAGCCGACCCGCTCGTTGTGGAGGCGGATCACGGCGGGCTCCATCGTGGACGCCCTCATACGCGGCAGCGGCGACATCGACATCTACGTCATCAGCCGGGAGGCGGTCCCTCAGAAGCCAGTGGCCCGGAGAAGCCCTGCCCGCGAGCCCGATTGGCCCGCCCACGGGCGCGCCGCTGCGGTGGTCGCGCTCTGCACTGCTGTGGCGTGGGCGATGTTTCCATACTTTGACTCCTCCAATCTCATCATGGTGTATCTGCTCGGGGTCACCGCTGTCGCCGCTCGCTCCGGACCCGGTCCCTCGGCCCTCGCGTCGGTCCTGAGTGTCGCGGCCTTCGATTTCTTCTTCGTACCTCCCCACCTCACCTTTGTGGTGGCCGATGCCCAATACCTCGTCACCTTTGCGGTCATGCTGGTGGTGGCGTTGGTTATCAGCGGGCTGACGGTACGCATCCGTGCGCACGCAGAGCTGGCGCGCCAGCGGGAACGACGGACCGCGGCGCTGTACGCGCTGAGTCGGGAGCTGGCCGGCACGCGAGGCGTGGACAATCTGTTACGGGCGGCAGGCCGGCATATCGCTGAGACCTTTGGCGGCTACGTGGCTGTGCTGCTACCCGAGGCGGACGGTCACCTCAGCCTTCAAACGGCGCTTTCCGGCCAGTTCGAGATAACCAGCTCAGAGCTGGGGGTGGCCCAGTGGGTATACGAGCATGGGCAGATGGCCGGGCAGGGCACATCAACGCTGCCGGGAGCCAAGGCGCTCTACCTCCCGTTGATGGCGTCGCAGGGGGCGCTTGGCGTGCTGGGGCTGCGGCCGTCGGAGCCCGATTCGCTGCAGGCGCCCGAGCAGTTGCACCAGCTTGAGACCTTCACCAATCAGACCGCCTTGGCGCTGGAGCGTACCCGGCTGGCCGAGGCTGCGCAGGAGGCCCAGATACGGGCGGAGGCAGAGCGGCTGCGCAGCTCGCTCCTAAGCTCGGTCTCCCACGATCTCAGGACGCCGCTGGCCTCCATCACCGGGGCGGCCAGCAGCCTGCTGGAAGGTGAGACGAGGCTCGATGCGGCGACCCGGAACGAGCTACTGGAGACGCTCTCTGAGGAGGCCGAGCGCCTGAACCGCCTGGTGAGCAACCTGCTCGATATGACGCGGCTCGATTCCGGAACGTTGCAGGCCAAAAAAGAGTGGCATTCGCTGGAAGACATCGTCGGGGTCGCACTGGGCCGCCTGGCGAAGTCGTTGGGCGACAGGCCGGTGTTTACGCGACTGCCGCCCGACCTCCCCCTCGTCCCGATCGACGATATCCTGGTGGAACAGGTCCTGATCAATCTACTGGACAACGCCATCAAGCACACGCCCGATGACGGTCGCCTGGAGATCGCGGCATGGGCCGAGCCGGAAGCGGTCACCGTCGAGGTGACGGACCGCGGTCCGGGGCTTCCGCCTGGAGACGAAGAGCGGGTGTTCGACAAATTCTATCGTGGGCCGGGGCTCGCTTCGCGCGGGGCCGGGCTCGGACTGGCTATCTGCCGGGGGATCGTGGAGGCGCACGGCGGCCGCATCTGGGCCGAGAATCGTCCGGAGGGCGGCGTGGCGTTCCGCTTCACCATCCCCCAGACTGGCACGCCTCCGAAGTTGGGAGATTTTGATGACTGA